A portion of the Blautia hansenii DSM 20583 genome contains these proteins:
- a CDS encoding sulfatase-like hydrolase/transferase: MADTQRTDMLGYYGNSAMLTPNLDRLAAEGIRYDKAYTTQPVCQPARSAIFTGSYPHSCAGWSNCMGLSDNVQSIGQRLSDAGIHTAYVGKWHLDGGDYFGLGRCPKGWDEDYWYDMKCFLDELTPEERYRIRQIESIEKYNITKDMTYGHRCADRAVDFIEKHKDEDYFLVMSLDEPHGPYICPKKYVDLYKDYEIPVKENMKDTLEDKPEHHRIWAGDQYLKACREDFKLSPKEFLGCNTFADYEIGRVLDAAAQYEEELIIIHTSDHGDMMYGHSLTGKGPALYEEITHIPLMIKGFGKGVDKNPVSHINLAPTIFDMFGVPIPKMFEGRSIFEKVKNPEIRCNDYVFMEFGRYEVDHDGFGGYQPLRGAFDGRYKMVINLMTSDELYDLQEEPQEMKNLINEPGYDEIRKRLHEAILNHMYNTRDWK; the protein is encoded by the coding sequence ATGGCAGATACCCAGCGTACGGATATGCTGGGGTATTACGGAAATTCTGCAATGCTTACACCAAATCTGGACAGACTTGCGGCAGAGGGGATACGATACGATAAAGCCTATACCACACAGCCTGTATGTCAGCCTGCGAGATCTGCGATTTTTACAGGAAGCTATCCTCATTCCTGTGCCGGATGGTCGAACTGTATGGGACTTTCCGATAATGTACAAAGCATTGGACAGCGCTTAAGCGATGCAGGAATTCACACTGCTTATGTAGGCAAATGGCATCTGGACGGCGGAGATTATTTCGGACTGGGCAGATGTCCAAAGGGATGGGACGAAGATTACTGGTATGATATGAAATGCTTCTTGGATGAATTGACACCGGAAGAAAGATATCGTATCCGCCAGATAGAAAGCATTGAAAAATACAACATTACCAAAGATATGACTTACGGACACCGCTGTGCAGACAGAGCCGTGGATTTTATTGAAAAACACAAAGACGAAGATTATTTTCTGGTTATGTCTTTAGACGAGCCTCACGGTCCTTATATCTGTCCGAAAAAATATGTGGATTTGTATAAGGACTACGAGATACCGGTAAAAGAAAATATGAAGGATACGCTGGAGGATAAACCGGAGCACCACAGAATTTGGGCAGGAGACCAATACTTAAAGGCATGTCGTGAAGACTTTAAGCTCAGTCCAAAAGAATTTTTAGGCTGCAATACCTTTGCGGATTATGAAATCGGCAGGGTTTTGGATGCAGCGGCGCAGTATGAGGAAGAACTGATTATTATTCATACCTCCGACCACGGAGATATGATGTACGGACATTCCCTTACAGGAAAAGGACCTGCTTTATATGAAGAAATTACACATATTCCGCTGATGATTAAAGGCTTTGGAAAAGGTGTGGATAAAAATCCAGTGTCTCATATTAACTTAGCGCCTACGATTTTTGATATGTTTGGTGTGCCAATTCCAAAGATGTTTGAGGGAAGAAGTATCTTTGAGAAAGTGAAAAATCCGGAAATACGCTGCAATGACTATGTATTTATGGAATTTGGTCGTTATGAGGTAGACCATGACGGATTTGGCGGTTACCAGCCCCTTCGAGGCGCTTTTGACGGAAGATATAAAATGGTAATTAATTTGATGACCAGTGATGAATTGTATGATTTACAGGAAGAACCGCAGGAAATGAAAAACCTGATTAACGAGCCGGGCTATGATGAAATCAGAAAGAGACTGCATGAGGCAATTCTCAATCATATGTATAATACAAGAGATTGGAAATAG
- a CDS encoding ABC transporter ATP-binding protein translates to MKKILKLYLNKEKDKAKMGKQVIKDWKPIYKIAEVSGVFLGGIMLVLIFRGGFDVMETWLLRMLIDAAKENQAIIGMCIFLVCLILAEGIMGIISGMWIGRTVIKGRKKIQVYLMNKLLDCPHSTLSDMGTGEILTRLQTDSRQCVESIRYFLQTVVYGGILFIWPIIICFFISWQLTLLSILMVPLIFVCAKKFSVKIGAASEELQNKEGKANKIFQECVWQIPTTKAYSAQQEWTGYLNQTFCELYRAKNKKVFSQLVYEPFLNIIQILPQIVIIAVGGCLLIQHKVTVGDLLLFTIFLGYITNGMMGIPQWLAQYRQFSGHRKRIFEILQIPFFSGKDVEKEEKPDIILNSMEFMYANRKFGISDISVEIEKGMHVAIVGESGCGKTTLLKTIAGLNRPQKGEAFVLGYDLFQCRPEQLYCHLALVLQDTYLFPGTIRENLIAGNRNISLEQLENACKKAKIWEWICKLPKGLDTTLSEFSSNISGGQKQRIGIARAILRKADVWLIDEPTSSLDYQTAQDILNNLRDITRTYTTVTVTHDMSNMSEYDFILVMEDGKLVQTGPHFELLKKEGVYAKLYEKERNE, encoded by the coding sequence ATGAAAAAAATATTAAAGCTGTATTTAAATAAGGAAAAGGATAAGGCGAAGATGGGGAAACAAGTTATTAAAGATTGGAAGCCAATTTATAAAATAGCAGAAGTATCAGGAGTTTTTCTTGGTGGAATTATGCTGGTACTTATATTTAGAGGCGGGTTTGATGTAATGGAAACGTGGCTACTGCGTATGCTTATAGATGCTGCAAAAGAAAATCAAGCCATCATAGGCATGTGTATATTTTTGGTTTGTTTGATTTTAGCAGAAGGTATCATGGGAATTATATCTGGAATGTGGATTGGTAGGACTGTAATAAAAGGAAGAAAAAAAATTCAGGTGTATTTAATGAATAAATTACTGGATTGTCCTCATAGTACTCTTTCAGATATGGGAACAGGAGAAATTTTGACACGTTTGCAAACAGATAGCCGCCAATGTGTGGAAAGTATCCGATACTTTTTACAGACGGTGGTGTATGGGGGGATTCTTTTCATTTGGCCAATTATTATCTGCTTTTTTATAAGCTGGCAATTAACTCTTTTAAGCATCCTTATGGTTCCGCTTATTTTTGTTTGTGCAAAAAAATTCAGTGTCAAGATTGGTGCTGCTTCGGAAGAATTACAAAATAAAGAGGGAAAAGCAAATAAAATATTTCAAGAATGTGTTTGGCAGATACCGACAACAAAAGCATATTCTGCCCAACAAGAATGGACTGGTTATTTAAACCAAACATTTTGTGAATTATATCGGGCAAAAAATAAAAAAGTGTTTTCTCAGTTGGTTTATGAGCCGTTTTTAAATATTATTCAGATACTTCCTCAAATTGTAATTATAGCAGTGGGCGGTTGTTTGCTTATACAGCATAAAGTTACAGTAGGAGATTTATTACTGTTTACTATTTTTTTAGGCTATATTACAAATGGAATGATGGGAATTCCACAATGGTTGGCACAGTATCGACAATTTTCAGGACACAGAAAAAGAATTTTTGAAATTCTGCAAATTCCATTTTTTTCGGGGAAAGACGTGGAAAAGGAAGAAAAGCCGGATATTATTTTAAACAGTATGGAGTTTATGTATGCTAATAGAAAATTCGGGATAAGCGATATTTCAGTAGAAATCGAAAAAGGAATGCATGTTGCCATTGTAGGAGAAAGTGGATGTGGTAAAACAACATTGTTGAAAACCATTGCCGGTTTAAATAGACCGCAAAAAGGAGAAGCATTTGTATTGGGCTATGATTTATTTCAATGCCGGCCGGAACAACTGTATTGTCATTTAGCATTAGTGTTGCAGGACACGTATTTGTTTCCGGGAACAATCAGAGAAAATCTGATTGCCGGAAACAGGAATATTTCTTTGGAGCAATTAGAAAATGCATGTAAAAAAGCTAAGATATGGGAATGGATTTGCAAGCTTCCGAAAGGACTTGATACAACTCTTTCGGAGTTCTCCAGTAATATTTCAGGAGGACAAAAGCAGCGAATTGGTATTGCAAGGGCAATTTTGCGTAAAGCAGATGTATGGCTTATAGATGAACCTACCAGCTCTTTAGATTATCAGACTGCTCAGGATATTTTAAATAATCTTAGGGATATTACCCGTACATATACGACGGTTACAGTTACTCATGATATGAGCAATATGTCAGAGTATGATTTTATTTTAGTTATGGAAGATGGAAAATTGGTGCAAACAGGACCCCACTTTGAATTGTTGAAAAAAGAAGGTGTTTATGCAAAACTCTATGAAAAGGAGAGAAATGAATAG
- a CDS encoding ABC transporter transmembrane domain-containing protein: protein MGKIQLFEKKHKLALGCGYVLYPLAKCGSTLLLASLFSQVFALITNSKNQRQFLSLVAINLLLVAGCIFLMVISKCIIQIFLNKAIIGLKKNYVTHLQNMSLKELQGQHSGHWLSILEKDIQKVETFLGTTMIQSVLPIVIGGVCIISIFLKTWQIGMVVLILSVSSQIVNKYYGKKHRYYQQTIAEEEEKIQECETDCIAGEETIRVYQLKSFVLDKVEKLFCKVNEKEDKYLEQRTLHYFISGILGSLTMLTPIAYGMLLVSKGEYEISEIMYSVQLCGNVGWFLGSIASSIEEISKYKVSYNRIKHVIETEEDQVCFVEEKEKGYVLKAEKWSVGYGDVKVINEINFQAEKGKYIVIAGESGKGKSTLLKGIKGLLKSTGKLSCNFENGKSEGVFNSEMIYVPQNVELFEESFLNVLTYWKEIPMEEVELCCKRCCIHDFIQKQPKGYETMIRERGSNLSGGQRQRLAIARALLKKPQVLLLDEATSALDEKTERQLFKNIREAYPQMTILSVTHRLGEMENADEVWKMGDNVKRI from the coding sequence ATGGGGAAAATACAGTTATTTGAAAAAAAACACAAGCTGGCGTTGGGGTGTGGATATGTTCTCTATCCATTAGCAAAATGTGGCTCTACCTTACTTTTGGCATCTTTATTTAGCCAAGTGTTTGCCCTTATTACAAATTCCAAAAACCAAAGACAGTTTCTTAGTTTAGTAGCGATAAATCTTCTTTTGGTGGCAGGCTGCATTTTTTTGATGGTTATTTCCAAGTGTATTATTCAAATTTTTTTGAATAAAGCAATTATAGGATTGAAAAAAAATTATGTGACTCATTTGCAAAATATGTCATTAAAAGAATTGCAGGGACAGCATAGTGGACATTGGCTGTCAATTTTAGAAAAAGATATTCAAAAAGTAGAAACATTTTTGGGAACGACAATGATACAGTCTGTTTTGCCCATTGTCATAGGTGGAGTTTGTATTATTTCTATTTTTTTGAAAACATGGCAAATTGGTATGGTAGTTTTAATATTGTCGGTGTCTTCTCAGATAGTAAATAAGTATTATGGAAAAAAACATCGGTATTATCAACAGACAATTGCAGAAGAGGAAGAAAAAATACAGGAATGCGAAACGGATTGTATTGCAGGAGAGGAAACAATTCGTGTATATCAATTAAAAAGCTTTGTATTAGACAAGGTAGAAAAATTATTTTGTAAAGTAAATGAAAAAGAAGATAAATATCTAGAACAAAGAACGCTACATTATTTTATTAGCGGAATTTTAGGAAGCTTAACAATGCTGACACCGATTGCTTATGGCATGTTGCTTGTTTCCAAAGGGGAGTATGAGATTTCAGAAATTATGTATAGTGTTCAGCTTTGTGGAAATGTGGGTTGGTTTTTGGGAAGTATTGCTTCTTCTATAGAAGAAATCAGTAAATACAAGGTTTCTTATAATCGCATCAAACACGTAATAGAAACAGAAGAAGATCAAGTCTGCTTTGTAGAGGAAAAAGAGAAAGGCTACGTGCTAAAAGCAGAAAAGTGGTCAGTGGGATATGGTGATGTAAAAGTTATAAATGAGATTAATTTTCAGGCAGAGAAAGGAAAATACATTGTTATAGCAGGGGAATCAGGAAAAGGCAAGAGTACTTTGCTAAAAGGGATTAAAGGGCTTTTGAAGTCAACAGGAAAGTTGTCATGTAATTTTGAAAATGGAAAATCCGAAGGAGTATTTAACAGTGAAATGATTTATGTCCCTCAAAACGTTGAGCTGTTTGAGGAGTCCTTTTTAAATGTTCTTACATATTGGAAAGAAATACCAATGGAAGAAGTAGAGTTATGTTGTAAAAGATGCTGTATTCACGATTTTATTCAAAAGCAACCGAAGGGGTATGAAACAATGATAAGAGAACGAGGAAGTAACCTTTCAGGCGGACAAAGGCAGAGGCTTGCTATTGCAAGAGCATTGCTTAAAAAGCCTCAAGTATTGTTGTTAGACGAGGCAACTTCTGCTTTAGATGAGAAAACGGAAAGACAGCTTTTTAAGAATATAAGGGAAGCTTATCCACAGATGACAATATTATCTGTTACTCATAGGCTGGGAGAAATGGAAAATGCAGATGAAGTTTGGAAGATGGGAGATAATGTAAAACGTATATAA
- a CDS encoding ABC transporter substrate-binding protein, translating into MKARKVIAMGMIAAMSVGMLAGCGGDKKDDKKEDGGKKKLTISTWDNDTSPQFKTAVDVFKEKHPDVEIEFVDTAANEYNNKLTVMLAGGDPDPDVIFVKDMGTQISMQEKGQIECLDKYIEKDKLDLSIYNGTAEELQIDGKQYTLPYRSDWYVLYYNKDLFDKANVPYPSNDMTWDEYEELARKMTSGEGNEKIYGTHNHNWMALVCNWAIQDGKNTLVSDDYSFLKPAYEQALRMQKDGILQDYATIKTGNLHYSSVFQQQQCAMMPMGTWFIANLIQAQNAGEIDFNWGFATIPHPEGVEAGNSVGAVTPVAINANSDQKDLAWEFVKCATSVETAEKLAEQGILTVVQNDTIMEKVTSVEGFPEGCAEALELKGMVFDRPLDKNIEKIRKAVEEEHDLIMIGEESIDDGLKNMTDRVKEIREANP; encoded by the coding sequence ATGAAAGCAAGAAAAGTAATTGCAATGGGAATGATTGCTGCCATGTCAGTAGGTATGCTGGCAGGCTGCGGCGGAGACAAAAAGGATGACAAGAAAGAGGATGGCGGAAAGAAAAAACTGACAATCTCTACGTGGGATAACGACACATCACCACAGTTTAAAACAGCCGTTGATGTATTTAAGGAAAAACATCCTGACGTAGAAATAGAATTTGTGGATACAGCAGCAAACGAATACAACAACAAGCTGACTGTTATGCTTGCCGGAGGCGATCCGGATCCTGACGTTATCTTCGTAAAAGATATGGGAACACAGATTAGCATGCAGGAAAAAGGCCAGATTGAATGTCTGGACAAATACATAGAAAAAGATAAATTAGATTTATCCATCTATAACGGAACAGCAGAAGAGCTTCAGATTGACGGAAAACAGTATACACTTCCATATCGTTCTGACTGGTACGTGCTGTATTACAACAAAGATTTGTTTGACAAAGCAAACGTTCCTTATCCAAGCAACGACATGACATGGGATGAATACGAAGAGCTGGCACGCAAGATGACAAGCGGCGAAGGAAACGAAAAAATTTACGGAACACACAATCACAACTGGATGGCTTTAGTATGTAACTGGGCAATTCAGGATGGAAAGAACACATTAGTATCTGATGATTACAGCTTCTTAAAACCGGCTTACGAGCAGGCGCTGCGTATGCAGAAGGACGGAATTCTTCAGGACTATGCAACAATTAAAACAGGAAACTTACATTACTCAAGTGTATTCCAGCAGCAGCAGTGTGCAATGATGCCAATGGGAACATGGTTCATCGCAAACTTAATTCAGGCACAGAATGCAGGTGAGATTGACTTTAACTGGGGATTTGCAACCATTCCTCATCCGGAAGGCGTAGAAGCAGGAAACAGCGTTGGCGCTGTAACACCGGTTGCAATCAATGCAAACTCCGACCAGAAGGATTTAGCTTGGGAATTTGTAAAATGTGCAACAAGCGTAGAAACAGCTGAAAAGCTTGCTGAACAGGGTATTTTAACTGTTGTTCAGAACGATACAATTATGGAAAAAGTAACTTCCGTAGAAGGCTTCCCAGAAGGCTGTGCAGAGGCACTGGAATTAAAAGGTATGGTATTCGACAGACCACTGGATAAAAACATTGAAAAAATCCGTAAAGCAGTGGAAGAAGAACATGACTTGATTATGATTGGCGAAGAAAGTATTGACGACGGACTTAAAAATATGACAGATCGTGTAAAAGAGATACGTGAAGCCAATCCGTGA
- a CDS encoding carbohydrate ABC transporter permease, whose amino-acid sequence MTTKQKRVIKSNLIGYSFILPNFIGYFLFIFVPVVFSFVLSVMKWNGSSNTPMEFVGLENFVRLMDDSTFKMAVGHTFYYAIFTVPLTVAAALLIAVLLNSKIKGIVVYRTAFFFPYIASLVAVGAVWNMLFMKDVGPINEFLRAIGISNPPGWVASVKWAMPAIIIVSVWKYMGYYMIVYLAALQGISKELYEAASLDGATGWKKLKYITIPMLKPTTFFVVIMLTIQCFKVFDLIYIMTGGGPGRATQVMVNHIYDAAFTNFEFGYASASAIVLFAIVLVITLVQFRGEKKFTEWM is encoded by the coding sequence ATGACAACAAAACAAAAAAGAGTCATAAAAAGTAATCTGATTGGATATTCATTTATTTTACCGAACTTTATCGGGTATTTCCTGTTTATCTTTGTTCCGGTGGTATTTTCTTTCGTACTCAGCGTTATGAAATGGAACGGTTCTTCCAATACACCAATGGAATTTGTAGGTCTTGAGAACTTTGTACGTTTGATGGATGACTCCACTTTTAAAATGGCTGTGGGACATACCTTCTACTATGCAATCTTCACAGTACCCCTTACAGTTGCGGCAGCGCTTTTAATCGCAGTTTTGCTGAACAGCAAAATCAAAGGAATTGTTGTTTACCGTACTGCATTTTTCTTCCCTTATATTGCTTCTCTTGTAGCAGTAGGTGCAGTGTGGAACATGCTTTTCATGAAGGACGTAGGTCCAATTAATGAATTTTTAAGAGCAATCGGTATTTCCAATCCTCCGGGATGGGTGGCATCTGTAAAATGGGCGATGCCGGCAATCATTATCGTAAGTGTTTGGAAATACATGGGATATTACATGATTGTATATCTTGCAGCTTTGCAGGGGATTTCAAAAGAGCTTTATGAAGCAGCCAGTCTTGACGGAGCAACAGGCTGGAAAAAACTGAAATATATTACAATTCCGATGTTAAAACCAACGACATTCTTTGTTGTAATTATGTTGACAATTCAGTGCTTCAAGGTATTTGACTTGATTTACATTATGACAGGCGGCGGTCCCGGACGTGCAACACAGGTTATGGTAAACCACATTTATGACGCAGCGTTTACAAACTTTGAATTCGGATATGCAAGTGCAAGTGCTATCGTATTATTTGCAATCGTGCTTGTAATTACATTAGTCCAGTTCAGAGGTGAGAAGAAATTCACAGAGTGGATGTAA
- a CDS encoding carbohydrate ABC transporter permease, with translation MKAEKRKKILIYIGLTFLAVLMIIPFYWMLISSVKLNKDVFSIPMEWIPRSFHFENYQEIWEKIPLLTFFKNSTKLTVITTIIQLATSCFAAYGFAKLEFKGRDFLFLAYVTTIAVPWQVYMVPQFTMMSKFGLNNTHIGLIMLHAFSAFGVFLMRQFFLSIPKELSEAARIDGLGEYGIFARVVLPLAKPGIATLTIFTFVNVWNDFMGPLIYLNSTELKTIQLGIRMFISQYAADYALIMAASVCALIPVVIIFIACQKFFVEGVAASGIKG, from the coding sequence ATGAAAGCAGAAAAAAGAAAAAAAATATTGATTTATATAGGTTTGACATTTCTGGCAGTATTGATGATTATTCCTTTTTACTGGATGTTGATTTCTTCTGTAAAGCTGAATAAAGACGTATTCAGTATTCCAATGGAATGGATACCGAGAAGTTTTCACTTTGAAAACTATCAGGAAATCTGGGAAAAAATCCCACTTTTGACATTCTTTAAAAATAGTACAAAACTGACAGTAATTACAACCATTATCCAGTTGGCAACAAGCTGCTTTGCAGCTTATGGATTTGCAAAGCTGGAGTTTAAGGGAAGAGATTTCCTTTTCCTTGCTTATGTAACGACAATCGCTGTTCCATGGCAGGTATACATGGTTCCTCAGTTTACTATGATGTCCAAATTCGGTTTAAACAATACACATATCGGATTGATTATGCTTCATGCCTTCAGCGCCTTTGGCGTATTCCTTATGAGGCAGTTCTTCCTCAGTATTCCAAAAGAGCTGTCGGAAGCGGCACGTATTGACGGACTTGGCGAATACGGTATTTTTGCCCGTGTGGTATTACCTTTAGCGAAACCCGGTATTGCAACCTTAACTATTTTTACTTTTGTAAACGTATGGAACGATTTCATGGGCCCATTGATTTACTTAAACAGTACAGAGTTAAAGACTATTCAGCTTGGTATTCGTATGTTTATTTCTCAGTATGCCGCTGATTATGCTCTGATTATGGCAGCATCTGTATGTGCTCTGATACCGGTAGTAATTATCTTTATTGCCTGTCAGAAATTCTTCGTAGAAGGTGTTGCAGCAAGTGGTATCAAGGGCTAA
- a CDS encoding glycoside hydrolase family 88 protein, which produces MAQTFENLEKYQGCSQEMIEQAVHQATAIVKGNLKDFTDFFQSPNTENGFYWQTENVEWTTGFWTGVVWLAYELTKDEEFKKTGEVHVDSFLNRIQKKIDVNYHDMGFLYSLSCVAAYKLCGSEKGKEAAILAADHLLTRYRENGEFIQAWGNVGDPKDYRLIIDCLLNLPLLYWATEVTGNPEYAEKACKHIHTAMQCVLREDHSTYHTYYINPETGKPSYGVTHQGNRNGSAWARGQAWGVYGVALSYRYQQNPEYIQMFRDVTDYFIEHLPEDLIPYWDFDFDTGSTEPRDSSSSAIVICGIYEMLPYLEKEEAEKYGMAADKMLCALIEKCAVKSKEQSNGLLLHGTYARSSEENTCKDRGVDECNTWGDYFYLEALRRRCGTWNPYW; this is translated from the coding sequence ATGGCACAGACATTTGAAAACCTTGAGAAATATCAGGGGTGCAGTCAGGAAATGATAGAACAGGCAGTTCATCAGGCAACTGCTATTGTAAAAGGTAATTTAAAGGATTTTACAGACTTTTTCCAGTCTCCCAATACAGAAAATGGATTTTATTGGCAGACAGAAAATGTAGAATGGACCACAGGTTTTTGGACCGGTGTGGTATGGCTGGCTTATGAGCTTACAAAGGACGAAGAATTTAAGAAAACAGGAGAAGTTCACGTAGACAGCTTTTTAAATCGTATTCAGAAAAAAATTGATGTGAATTATCATGACATGGGATTTCTTTACAGTCTTTCCTGTGTTGCGGCATATAAGCTGTGTGGAAGTGAAAAAGGAAAGGAGGCTGCTATTTTGGCAGCCGACCACCTGCTCACCAGATACAGAGAAAACGGAGAGTTTATTCAGGCATGGGGAAATGTAGGAGATCCAAAGGATTATCGCCTTATCATTGACTGTCTGTTAAATCTTCCTTTATTATACTGGGCAACAGAGGTTACAGGAAATCCGGAATATGCTGAAAAAGCATGCAAGCATATTCATACGGCAATGCAATGTGTGTTAAGGGAAGACCATTCCACTTATCATACCTACTATATTAATCCGGAAACAGGAAAACCTTCCTATGGCGTAACCCATCAGGGAAATCGAAACGGCTCTGCATGGGCAAGAGGACAGGCATGGGGCGTATACGGTGTTGCGTTAAGCTATCGTTATCAGCAAAATCCGGAGTACATCCAGATGTTCCGTGATGTAACCGATTACTTTATCGAACATTTACCGGAAGACTTAATTCCATATTGGGATTTTGATTTTGACACAGGAAGCACAGAGCCAAGAGACTCCTCTTCCTCCGCCATTGTTATCTGCGGTATTTACGAAATGCTTCCGTATCTGGAAAAAGAAGAAGCAGAGAAATATGGCATGGCAGCAGATAAAATGCTGTGTGCTTTAATTGAAAAATGTGCGGTAAAATCTAAGGAACAGTCCAACGGTCTTTTGCTGCACGGCACTTATGCCAGAAGCTCCGAAGAAAACACCTGCAAGGACAGAGGTGTGGACGAGTGTAACACATGGGGCGATTACTTCTATTTAGAAGCCCTCCGAAGAAGATGCGGAACATGGAACCCTTACTGGTAA
- a CDS encoding sulfatase, translating to MKKRPNLLYVFLDQWRYQAMGYAKEDEVCTPHMDSFARESLDCTEAVSTFPLCSPHRASLLTGKYPFSVGMWTNCKIGLSEILMLKPQETCIGNVLKDTGYHTGYIGKWHLDASEQNFEKNPVSGAKDWDAYTPPGERRQGFDYWLSYGACDEHLTPHYWADTPKQIRPNCWSPEFETDKALEYMEGKKQQEEPFALFVSYNPPHLPYELVPDKYYEKYKDMPVHFRENVPKEKRTPEMETITRQYFAAVSGVDEQFGRLLDFLKENHMEEDTIVVLSADHGEMLGSHGRMSKNVWYEESIHIPLYIRQKGRLAPAKYKELVASPDHMPTLLGLLDIPVPDTCQGFNHAPGILGQENDAPQDAFLCSYPGMPEMVAAFEKQGLNSKCYGWRGIRTHTHTFVINNGYKPGEKQVKMLYNNEKDPYQQNPIMITELNEELAADYEKRLREYLDMQQDPFLM from the coding sequence ATGAAGAAAAGACCAAATTTATTATATGTTTTTCTGGATCAGTGGAGATATCAGGCAATGGGCTATGCAAAGGAAGATGAAGTGTGTACTCCCCACATGGACAGCTTTGCAAGGGAAAGCCTAGACTGCACAGAAGCAGTGAGCACCTTCCCCCTTTGTTCTCCACACCGTGCATCCTTGCTGACGGGAAAATATCCTTTTAGTGTAGGAATGTGGACAAACTGCAAAATCGGATTAAGCGAAATTTTAATGTTAAAGCCACAGGAAACTTGTATCGGAAACGTGTTAAAGGATACAGGATACCACACCGGATATATCGGAAAATGGCATTTGGATGCTTCAGAGCAGAATTTTGAGAAAAATCCTGTTTCAGGAGCAAAGGATTGGGATGCCTACACTCCACCGGGAGAGAGAAGACAGGGATTTGACTACTGGCTCTCCTACGGCGCATGTGATGAGCATTTAACTCCTCATTACTGGGCAGATACACCAAAGCAAATCAGACCGAACTGCTGGTCACCGGAATTTGAGACGGATAAGGCGCTGGAATATATGGAAGGAAAGAAACAGCAGGAAGAACCCTTTGCTCTGTTTGTTTCTTACAATCCTCCCCACCTTCCCTATGAGCTTGTGCCTGATAAATATTATGAAAAGTACAAAGATATGCCGGTACATTTCAGGGAAAACGTGCCAAAGGAAAAGAGGACTCCGGAGATGGAGACCATTACCAGACAGTATTTTGCAGCAGTTTCCGGTGTAGATGAACAGTTTGGAAGACTTTTAGATTTCCTGAAGGAAAACCACATGGAGGAAGATACCATTGTGGTACTTTCAGCCGACCATGGCGAAATGTTAGGTTCTCATGGACGTATGAGCAAAAATGTGTGGTATGAGGAGTCTATCCACATTCCATTGTATATCCGCCAGAAAGGGCGTCTTGCTCCTGCAAAATATAAGGAGCTGGTAGCAAGTCCCGACCACATGCCTACACTTTTAGGACTGTTGGATATTCCTGTGCCGGATACCTGTCAGGGCTTTAATCATGCGCCGGGAATACTGGGACAGGAAAATGATGCGCCACAAGATGCGTTTTTATGTTCTTATCCGGGAATGCCGGAAATGGTGGCAGCCTTTGAAAAACAGGGGTTGAACAGTAAGTGCTATGGCTGGAGGGGTATTCGGACACATACACATACTTTTGTAATAAATAATGGATATAAACCGGGAGAAAAACAGGTGAAAATGTTGTATAATAATGAAAAAGATCCTTATCAGCAAAATCCTATTATGATTACGGAGCTGAACGAGGAGCTTGCAGCAGATTATGAGAAACGTCTGCGGGAATATTTAGATATGCAGCAAGATCCATTTCTTATGTAA